The following are from one region of the Pseudomonadales bacterium genome:
- a CDS encoding class I SAM-dependent DNA methyltransferase: MNQVTHNSIVNFIWGIADDALRDVYVRGKYRDVILPMTVIRRLDALLEPSKEKVLGMKKQLDGAGIANQHAALCQASGEAFYNVSPFTLRDLKNRAKQQQLKADFEAYLDGFSPNVQEILDKFKFRNQIPTLIEADILGHLIEKFLDGRVNLSPKPVQDVDGNELLPALDNHSMGTIFEELIRRFNEENNEEAGEHFTPRDVVKLMADLIFLPVADDIESGTYLVYDGACGTGGMLTVADERLAELAQSHGKDVSIHLFGQEVQPETYAISKADLLLKGEGAEAENMKYGSTLSSDAFPSQEFDFMLSNPPYGKSWKTDLERLGGKGDIKDPRFVTQHGGDPEYKMITRSSDGQLMFLVNKLSKMKHTTKLGSRIAEVHNGSSLFTGDAGQGESNIRRWIIDNDWLEAIIALPENTFYNTGIATYIWVLANRKSEERQGKVQLIDATEWFVPLRRNLGKKNCEFSEEHIRAISDLVVNPVETEKSKIFPNEAFGYWKVTVDRPMRLAVDLSPARLERFERACAKAKEEPLANLAHRVAETLGAGPHLDFNAFMDACDTDADKHGVKFTAKRKKLLQGELCDTSEDAAPVLKKVHKPGKAMPDPIHGLFDAEVGGKHCVVEYEPDTALRDSEQVPLLEEGGIEAFFRREVLPYTPDAWIDPGKTLVGYEISFTRHFYRPAPMRTLDEIKADIYALEQETEGLLEQIVGEAG; this comes from the coding sequence ATGAATCAGGTAACCCACAACAGCATCGTCAACTTCATCTGGGGCATCGCGGATGACGCGTTACGCGATGTGTACGTTCGCGGCAAGTACCGCGACGTGATATTGCCCATGACGGTCATCCGCCGTCTCGACGCGCTGTTGGAGCCGAGCAAGGAAAAGGTGCTCGGCATGAAAAAGCAGCTCGACGGAGCAGGGATCGCCAACCAGCACGCCGCGCTCTGCCAGGCCTCCGGCGAGGCATTTTACAACGTCTCGCCCTTTACCCTGCGCGACCTGAAGAACCGCGCCAAGCAACAGCAGCTCAAGGCCGATTTCGAAGCCTATCTGGACGGTTTTTCGCCCAACGTCCAGGAGATCCTCGACAAGTTCAAGTTCCGCAACCAGATCCCCACGTTGATCGAGGCCGACATCCTCGGCCACCTGATTGAGAAGTTTCTCGACGGCCGCGTCAATCTGAGCCCCAAGCCTGTTCAGGATGTGGACGGCAACGAACTGCTCCCGGCGCTCGACAACCATTCGATGGGCACCATCTTCGAGGAGCTGATCCGTCGCTTCAACGAGGAGAACAACGAAGAGGCCGGAGAGCACTTCACGCCCCGCGATGTGGTCAAGCTCATGGCCGACCTGATCTTCCTGCCGGTGGCCGACGACATCGAATCGGGCACCTACCTTGTTTACGACGGGGCCTGCGGCACCGGCGGCATGCTGACCGTGGCTGACGAGCGCCTGGCCGAGCTGGCCCAGAGCCACGGCAAGGATGTCTCCATCCATCTCTTCGGCCAGGAGGTGCAGCCGGAAACCTACGCCATCTCCAAGGCCGACCTGCTCCTCAAAGGCGAAGGGGCCGAGGCCGAGAACATGAAGTACGGCTCCACGCTCTCCAGCGATGCCTTCCCGTCGCAGGAATTCGATTTCATGCTCTCAAATCCGCCCTATGGCAAGAGCTGGAAGACCGATCTTGAGCGCCTGGGCGGTAAGGGAGACATCAAGGACCCTCGTTTTGTCACCCAGCACGGCGGCGACCCGGAATACAAAATGATCACCCGTTCCAGTGACGGTCAGCTCATGTTCCTGGTCAACAAGCTCTCCAAGATGAAGCACACCACCAAACTTGGCAGCCGCATCGCCGAAGTCCACAACGGCTCGTCACTCTTCACTGGCGACGCCGGCCAGGGCGAGAGCAATATCCGCCGCTGGATCATCGATAACGACTGGCTGGAGGCCATCATCGCTCTGCCGGAAAACACGTTCTACAACACTGGCATTGCTACCTACATCTGGGTACTGGCCAACCGCAAGAGCGAAGAGCGTCAAGGCAAGGTCCAGCTCATCGATGCCACCGAATGGTTCGTGCCGCTGCGCCGCAACCTCGGCAAGAAGAACTGCGAGTTCTCCGAGGAACATATCCGCGCCATCAGTGACCTGGTGGTCAATCCGGTCGAAACCGAGAAATCCAAGATTTTCCCCAACGAGGCCTTCGGCTACTGGAAGGTGACGGTGGACCGACCAATGCGCCTCGCCGTTGACCTGAGCCCGGCCCGGCTGGAACGGTTCGAGCGGGCCTGTGCCAAGGCCAAGGAAGAGCCGCTGGCCAACCTGGCCCACCGCGTGGCCGAGACCCTAGGAGCCGGTCCACACCTGGATTTCAACGCCTTCATGGACGCCTGCGATACCGATGCCGACAAGCACGGTGTCAAGTTCACCGCCAAGCGCAAGAAACTGCTGCAGGGCGAACTTTGCGACACCAGCGAGGACGCCGCTCCGGTGCTGAAGAAGGTTCACAAGCCGGGCAAGGCCATGCCCGATCCCATCCATGGCTTGTTCGACGCCGAGGTGGGCGGCAAACACTGCGTGGTTGAATACGAGCCGGATACCGCCCTGCGCGACAGCGAGCAGGTGCCGCTGCTGGAAGAAGGCGGCATCGAAGCGTTCTTCCGGCGTGAGGTGCTGCCCTACACCCCGGATGCCTGGATCGATCCAGGCAAGACGCTGGTGGGCTACGAGATCTCCTTCACCCGTCATTTCTACCGGCCCGCGCCCATGCGCACCCTCGATGAGATCAAGGCCGATATCTACGCCTTGGAGCAGGAGACCGAAGGCCTTCTGGAACAGATTGTCGGGGAGGCTGGGTAA
- a CDS encoding restriction endonuclease subunit S, giving the protein MKLASYPEYKDAGVSWVGSIPAHWPEKRAKYYFKEIDDRSQAGDEEMLSVSHITGVTPRSQKNVTMFKAESNVGQKRCQPGDLIINTMWAWMSALGVSNHAGIVSPAYGVYRPRSNQDYDYYYLDSLLRIEGYRSEYICRSTGIRSSRLRLYPDKFLSMPVVCPPQEEQQTIARFLKAQDRLFRKFIRNKRRFIELLKEQKQNVINQAVTRGLDPKVKFKPSGVEWIGDIPEHWDARRLRTLAAVRASGVDKNTNEDEVPVMLCNYVDVYKNDRITAAIDFMKATATPEEIRAFELKAGDVIITKDSESWDDIAIPTFVPEALPGVVCAYHLALIRPFSGEIEGEFLFRAFSSDPVADQFRIAATGVTRFGLAQGAIKGAFFPLPPLEEQRAIIAHINEKCAEISQAISRAEREIELMREYRIRLISDVVTGQVDVRGIEVPEVAEEELLALEEDTAELDDVLDDEGDVDEAD; this is encoded by the coding sequence ATGAAGCTGGCCTCCTATCCAGAATATAAGGACGCTGGAGTGAGCTGGGTCGGGAGCATTCCCGCACATTGGCCTGAGAAGCGGGCAAAGTATTACTTCAAAGAGATTGATGATCGCTCCCAGGCAGGTGATGAAGAAATGCTCTCTGTGTCGCACATCACGGGAGTGACTCCCCGCAGCCAGAAGAACGTGACCATGTTCAAGGCCGAGTCGAATGTCGGTCAGAAACGTTGCCAACCCGGCGATCTGATCATCAATACGATGTGGGCCTGGATGTCTGCATTGGGCGTCTCGAACCATGCCGGAATTGTGAGTCCCGCCTATGGCGTTTACCGACCAAGAAGCAACCAGGATTACGATTACTACTATCTCGACAGCCTGTTGCGGATTGAAGGATATCGGTCGGAATACATTTGCCGGTCAACGGGCATCCGCTCTTCCCGGCTCAGGCTCTATCCCGATAAATTTCTGAGCATGCCGGTGGTCTGCCCTCCGCAGGAAGAGCAGCAAACCATCGCACGATTCCTGAAGGCGCAAGACCGCTTGTTCCGAAAATTTATCCGCAACAAGCGGCGGTTCATTGAACTGCTCAAGGAACAGAAGCAGAACGTCATCAACCAGGCCGTGACCCGGGGGCTTGATCCCAAGGTCAAGTTCAAGCCCAGCGGCGTGGAATGGATCGGAGATATTCCGGAGCATTGGGACGCAAGACGGCTCCGCACGCTGGCGGCGGTCAGGGCAAGTGGCGTCGACAAGAACACGAACGAGGACGAAGTCCCGGTCATGCTCTGCAACTACGTGGATGTTTACAAGAACGACCGCATCACCGCTGCCATCGATTTCATGAAAGCCACGGCCACGCCTGAAGAAATTCGCGCTTTTGAGCTTAAAGCGGGTGACGTGATCATCACCAAGGATTCCGAAAGTTGGGACGACATCGCCATTCCTACCTTCGTTCCCGAGGCACTTCCGGGCGTCGTTTGCGCCTATCACTTGGCCTTGATCAGACCGTTCTCAGGTGAAATCGAAGGCGAGTTTCTGTTTAGGGCATTCTCATCCGACCCGGTGGCAGACCAGTTCCGGATTGCCGCCACCGGCGTGACTCGCTTTGGCTTGGCGCAAGGTGCAATCAAGGGGGCGTTCTTCCCGCTCCCGCCGTTGGAGGAACAGCGGGCGATTATCGCTCACATCAATGAGAAGTGCGCCGAGATCAGCCAGGCGATTTCAAGGGCCGAGCGTGAGATCGAGCTGATGCGCGAATACCGCATCCGGCTGATTTCCGATGTCGTCACCGGTCAGGTAGATGTACGCGGCATCGAGGTGCCGGAGGTCGCCGAGGAAGAGCTGCTGGCGTTGGAAGAGGACACCGCCGAATTGGATGACGTACTCGATGACGAGGGGGACGTGGATGAAGCCGACTGA
- a CDS encoding type I restriction endonuclease subunit R, with amino-acid sequence MKPTDTSEEGLESIIVASLVENAGYVQGDPQDYDREHAVDLAKLLQFLVATEPDGYKALGIDEEGPKRTQFLHRLQGEIAKRGVVDVLRGGIKHGPAHVDLFYGTPTPGNVKAAERFAANFFSVTRQLRYSRNETALSLDMAVFINGLPIATFELKNKLTKQTVLDAVQQYQRDRDPKELLFQFGRCAVHFAVDDHEVRFCTHLKGKGSWFLPFNKGYNDGAGNPPNPHGLATDYLWKETLSKEGLTDILENYAQVVEEKDEKTGKKRYKQIFPRYHQLKVVRMLLANAAEGGVGRRYLIQHSAGSGKSNSIAWLAHQLVGLEHESEALFDSVIVVTDRRELDKQIRDTIKQFAQVSATVGHAEHSGDLRKFLRGGKKIIITTVQKFPFILDEIGDEHRQSKFAIIIDEAHSSQGGKTTAAMNRVLEEHPEYDDEEETLEDKINKIIEGRKMVANASYFAFTATPKNKTLEIFGEPDPQPDGTVKHHPFHSYTMKQAIQEGFILDVLKNYTPVESYYRLAKTVEDDPLFDANKAQKKLRRYVESHEHAIREKAEIMVDHFHAQVIGHRKIGGQARAMVITNGIKRAIQYFHAFKDYLKERKSPYEPIVAFSGEHEYGGKKVTEATLNGFPSSQIPDKVQQDPYRFLIVADKYQTGYDEPLLHTMYVDKALSGIKAVQTLSRLNRAHPQKHDTFVLDFYNDSETIQKSFEPYYRTTILSDETDPNKLHDLKSDLDGYQIYSQAQIDDMVELYLNGADRDKLDPILDACVATYNADLDEDGQVDFKGKAKAFARTYGFLASILAYSNADWEKLSIFLNFLIPKLPAPKEEDLSRGILEAIDMDSYRVEVKTSLKIGLPDQDAEVGPVPTSGGGRKPEPELDQLSNIIKAFNDQFGNIDWKDADKIRKVIAEEIPAKVAADAAYQNAMKNNDKKTARIEHDAALQRVMIDLLSDHTELFKQFSDNPSFKKWLGDTIFGVTYQEAS; translated from the coding sequence ATGAAGCCGACTGACACCAGCGAAGAGGGACTGGAATCGATCATCGTCGCGTCCCTCGTGGAGAATGCCGGATATGTTCAGGGCGACCCGCAGGACTACGACCGGGAACACGCCGTCGACCTGGCCAAGCTGTTGCAATTTCTCGTCGCCACCGAGCCCGATGGCTATAAGGCTCTCGGCATCGACGAAGAAGGCCCCAAGCGTACCCAGTTTCTGCACCGCCTGCAGGGCGAGATCGCCAAGCGCGGCGTGGTCGACGTGCTGCGCGGCGGCATCAAGCACGGCCCCGCCCATGTGGACCTTTTCTACGGCACGCCGACGCCGGGCAACGTGAAGGCGGCGGAACGATTCGCGGCCAACTTCTTCAGCGTCACCCGCCAGCTCCGCTACAGCCGCAACGAGACCGCGCTCTCCCTCGACATGGCTGTGTTCATCAACGGCCTGCCCATCGCCACCTTCGAACTCAAGAACAAGCTCACCAAACAGACGGTTCTCGATGCCGTTCAACAGTACCAGCGCGACCGCGACCCGAAGGAGCTGCTGTTCCAGTTCGGCCGCTGCGCCGTCCACTTTGCCGTGGACGATCACGAGGTGCGTTTCTGTACCCACCTCAAGGGCAAGGGCTCGTGGTTTCTGCCCTTCAACAAGGGCTACAACGACGGCGCGGGCAATCCGCCGAACCCTCATGGGCTTGCCACCGACTACCTGTGGAAGGAGACCCTCTCCAAGGAGGGGTTGACCGATATCCTGGAAAACTACGCCCAGGTGGTGGAGGAAAAGGACGAGAAGACCGGCAAAAAGAGGTACAAGCAGATCTTCCCCCGCTACCACCAGTTGAAGGTGGTGCGCATGCTGCTGGCCAATGCCGCTGAGGGCGGCGTCGGCAGGCGCTACCTGATCCAGCACTCGGCGGGCAGCGGCAAGAGCAACTCCATCGCCTGGCTGGCGCACCAGCTTGTGGGGCTGGAGCACGAGAGCGAGGCGTTGTTCGACTCGGTGATCGTGGTCACCGACCGGCGGGAACTCGACAAGCAGATCCGCGACACCATCAAGCAGTTCGCCCAGGTCTCCGCCACCGTCGGCCATGCTGAACACTCGGGCGATTTGAGGAAATTCCTCAGGGGCGGGAAGAAGATCATCATCACCACGGTGCAGAAATTCCCGTTCATCCTCGATGAGATTGGTGATGAACACCGCCAGAGCAAGTTCGCCATCATCATCGACGAGGCCCACTCCAGCCAAGGCGGCAAGACAACCGCCGCCATGAACCGCGTACTGGAGGAGCATCCCGAGTACGATGATGAAGAGGAAACGCTCGAGGACAAGATCAATAAGATCATAGAAGGCCGGAAGATGGTGGCTAACGCCAGCTACTTCGCCTTCACCGCGACTCCCAAGAATAAGACCCTGGAGATCTTCGGCGAGCCGGACCCGCAGCCCGACGGTACCGTCAAGCACCACCCGTTCCACAGTTACACCATGAAGCAGGCCATCCAGGAGGGCTTCATCCTCGATGTGCTGAAGAACTACACCCCGGTGGAGAGCTACTACCGTCTCGCCAAGACGGTGGAGGACGACCCGCTCTTCGACGCCAACAAGGCCCAGAAAAAGCTGCGCCGCTACGTGGAGTCCCACGAGCACGCCATCCGCGAGAAGGCGGAGATCATGGTGGACCACTTCCACGCCCAGGTGATCGGCCATCGCAAGATCGGCGGCCAGGCCCGGGCGATGGTCATCACCAACGGCATCAAGCGGGCCATCCAGTATTTCCACGCCTTCAAGGATTACCTCAAGGAGCGCAAGAGCCCTTACGAACCCATCGTGGCCTTTTCCGGGGAGCACGAGTACGGCGGTAAGAAAGTAACCGAAGCGACACTGAACGGTTTTCCCAGTAGCCAGATTCCGGACAAGGTGCAGCAGGACCCGTACCGCTTCCTGATCGTCGCGGACAAGTACCAGACCGGCTATGACGAACCGCTGCTGCACACCATGTACGTGGACAAGGCGCTTTCCGGCATCAAGGCGGTTCAGACGCTCTCGCGCCTCAATCGCGCGCACCCGCAGAAGCACGACACTTTTGTGCTCGATTTCTACAACGACTCGGAGACCATCCAGAAGTCATTCGAGCCCTATTACCGCACCACCATCCTCAGTGACGAGACCGACCCCAACAAGCTGCACGATCTGAAGTCGGATCTGGACGGCTATCAGATTTATTCGCAGGCACAAATCGACGATATGGTAGAGCTCTATCTGAACGGCGCGGATCGCGACAAGCTCGACCCGATCCTGGACGCCTGCGTGGCCACCTACAACGCCGATCTCGATGAAGACGGCCAGGTGGATTTCAAGGGCAAGGCCAAGGCTTTTGCGCGCACCTACGGATTTCTGGCCTCGATCCTGGCGTACTCGAATGCCGACTGGGAAAAGCTGTCGATCTTCCTGAACTTCCTGATTCCAAAGCTCCCCGCGCCCAAGGAGGAGGATCTCTCACGAGGCATCCTAGAGGCCATCGACATGGACAGCTACCGTGTCGAGGTCAAAACCAGCCTGAAGATCGGCCTTCCGGATCAGGATGCCGAAGTCGGTCCCGTGCCCACCAGTGGCGGCGGACGCAAGCCGGAACCGGAGCTGGACCAACTTAGCAACATCATCAAGGCGTTCAACGACCAGTTCGGCAATATCGATTGGAAGGATGCTGACAAGATCCGCAAGGTCATCGCTGAGGAGATCCCGGCCAAGGTAGCGGCGGATGCCGCCTATCAGAACGCCATGAAGAACAACGACAAAAAGACCGCCCGGATCGAGCACGACGCCGCGCTGCAACGCGTGATGATCGACCTCTTGTCCGACCACACGGAGCTGTTCAAGCAGTTCAGCGACAACCCGTCATTCAAGAAATGGCTAGGCGACACCATCTTCGGCGTGACCTATCAGGAAGCATCATGA
- a CDS encoding SIR2 family protein codes for MADLEEQDTRGRTFSFIRGAESGVVEYEWPDGADKVRHALGESLNARNVAFLLGAGCSSSWVDGQEVGVPTMAPLAEEFTKKRDADDPSFPTAAERELLLNEFGIDISADDFARNLERLMEVLFSLRFILIRSALEGASNWLLVINSIIHKVHKFLWTKCTAGAFATGDGTVMRLYESFYRKLVLRDRSLPRPWVFTTNYDLFNETAMDRLGLPYANGFSGVVERRFNPATFRYALAEQLDVTSRKWSAVDGFVYLCKLHGSISWIEDDHGLFPIRETVTSQDPGKVMIYPTPAKQNSALGSPYADLFREFQSRIVREQSVLFTMGYAFGDEHINNIIYQALTIPTFRLVIFADPMLQGEITKLRDLDDPRIWIIGGEGPDEGRRAHYFDTVVEEFMPQRPSERIDDAVKKVLEAMSPNAGATDEP; via the coding sequence ATGGCTGACCTAGAAGAGCAAGACACTCGAGGTCGGACCTTTAGTTTCATCCGTGGCGCCGAGAGTGGCGTCGTGGAATACGAATGGCCAGATGGTGCTGACAAGGTTCGACACGCGCTCGGTGAATCGCTGAACGCGAGAAATGTAGCATTTCTGTTAGGAGCTGGTTGCTCGTCGTCATGGGTCGACGGCCAGGAAGTCGGTGTTCCGACTATGGCACCCCTTGCTGAGGAATTCACGAAGAAGAGGGATGCTGACGACCCGTCATTCCCGACAGCTGCTGAACGCGAACTGCTCCTGAATGAGTTCGGAATCGATATCAGCGCCGACGATTTTGCGCGTAATCTGGAGCGACTGATGGAAGTCCTGTTCAGCCTACGCTTCATCCTCATACGCAGCGCGCTTGAGGGGGCCAGTAATTGGCTTTTGGTCATCAACTCAATCATTCACAAGGTCCACAAGTTCCTCTGGACAAAGTGCACGGCAGGGGCATTCGCAACCGGCGACGGCACTGTCATGCGTCTGTATGAGTCGTTCTACCGCAAGCTTGTCCTCCGGGATCGGTCTCTCCCACGGCCTTGGGTGTTCACGACGAATTATGATCTATTCAATGAGACGGCCATGGACCGGCTTGGCTTGCCGTATGCAAATGGCTTTTCCGGCGTTGTGGAACGCCGCTTCAATCCTGCGACGTTTCGCTACGCTCTAGCTGAGCAGCTCGATGTGACAAGCCGAAAATGGTCCGCAGTCGACGGGTTCGTATATCTTTGCAAGCTTCACGGGTCTATCAGTTGGATCGAGGACGATCATGGACTTTTTCCGATTCGAGAGACGGTGACGTCCCAAGACCCCGGGAAGGTGATGATCTATCCGACTCCTGCAAAGCAGAACTCTGCACTGGGATCGCCCTATGCTGACCTATTCCGTGAATTTCAGTCGCGCATCGTACGTGAGCAAAGCGTGCTCTTCACGATGGGCTACGCATTCGGCGACGAGCACATAAACAATATTATCTATCAGGCGTTGACAATCCCAACCTTCAGGCTCGTGATATTTGCAGACCCTATGCTTCAGGGTGAGATCACTAAACTTCGTGATCTTGACGATCCTCGGATTTGGATCATCGGAGGGGAAGGGCCAGACGAGGGCCGCAGAGCGCACTATTTCGATACGGTCGTAGAAGAGTTCATGCCGCAACGACCGAGCGAACGAATCGACGACGCCGTGAAGAAGGTCCTGGAAGCAATGTCGCCGAATGCGGGGGCGACGGATGAGCCGTGA